The DNA window CGTTGGCATGGTCGCAAGTTGTCGAAAAAAAGAGGAGATGGATGCGCTGGTGTGGGAGTTAACCCGCGTTAAACAGTATTCGCAGAGACTCAGAGAGAAAAAGCATGAATTCTCCAACCTTTTACACCTGATCTCAGGGCATATTCAAATAGGAGAATACGACAAAGCCATCGCGTTGATTAGCGAAAACCATCTGCCTGATGAAAAAATTATCGAGCAGTTTCAAAACGTGATTCACGATCCTCTCGTCGCTTCTATTTTTATCGGAAAATACTACTTTGCCTTTGACAAAGGGGTCAAAATCATTCTCGATGAAAACAGCTTTCTTCAAGAGAGCATTGATCCTTCCATTTCCAAGCATCTTTTAACCATTTTAGGCAATATCATCAACAATGCGATCGATGCAGCCGAACTTTCAGAAAAAAAAGAGGTCACGCTCTTTGCCACAGACATTGGCAATGATCTTATTTTTGAAGTGGAAGACTCAGGCTTGGGTATCGAAGAATCCCTCCATGAAAAGATTTTTGAAAAAGGCTTCACCACGAAAGGCGAACTGCACAGCGGATACGGTCTCTTTTTTGTTAAAAGTACCTTAGAGTGGCTGGGTGGATTTGTCTCTTTTGGCAAAGGAAATTATGGTACTATTGTGAGCATTCATATTCCTAAAGGAAGCCGTAATGATTAAAGTTTTGATTGCTGAAGATGATCCAAGAATTGCGCTTTTGCACCAAAGTATGGTGGAAAAAATAGCCAATTTTGAAGTGATTGCCATCGCAAATACCATCAGCGAACTCAAAGAGTACATCGAACTCATGCGCCCTGATCTGCTTCTTTTAGATGTCTATTTTCCCGATGGCAATGGAATTGATTTTCTAAGCTGGATGCGAAGCAATGCTGTCCACACCGATGTTATCCTCATCACCGCCGCCAAAGAGATGGCATCGTTAGAGAAGTCTTTGCGGTATGGTGTTTTTGACTATCTCATCAAACCCATTATGTTTTACCGCTTCCAATCTTCTTTGCAAAAATTTCATGACTACAAAGAGAAAGTCATCTCCCAAGAAGAGCTCTCCCAAAGCAAAGTCGATGCGTTTTTCAACAAAACCTTGCAACCTACTAAACCTTTACATGTAGGATTACCTAAAGGGGTAGATGGTATTACGTTGGAAAAGATTTTGAGTGCTTTACACCAAAGCCAAGCTTTTTTCTCAGCGAGTGAAATTGCAGAAATATTAGGAATTAACCGCACGACTGCACGTAGGTATTTGGAGTATTTGGTCTCTGAAGCCAAAGTTGAAGTTGACTCTCTGTACGGCTCGGTGGGTCGTCCTGAGCGTAAGTACAGGCTCAAGACGACAGAATAATATTGCTACGTCTACTTAGCGGACTGCTAACATAATAGGCGCACTAATACCTAACAATGCAACAATAAATATGGTTCCAAATATAAAACCAAGCTTCCAAAAATCTCTACCCGTAATATACCCAGCACCATAATACAGTGGAGCAGGACCTGTTGCATACGGTGTAATAACCCCCATAATACCATGTGTCATAGCAAGAAGCAATGCAAACTCTTTGATTGGCATACCTGGAACACTCATACCAACGGCAAGCATAACAGGCATCATCGCTGTTGCATGAGGAGTTGTGCTGGCAAACATGTAATGCGAAAAGAAATAAATGGCTACAAGCACATACATCGCAACAATAGGTGAAAAACCTTCCATATAAGAGGCTACTCCGTTGTCAAACCAATGGATAAAACCCGTACGTGAAAGTCCTTCTGCTAGTGACACCAAAAAAGCGAGTAGTACGATGGTATTCCAAGCGGTCTTGTTACCAGCGATGTCATCCCATTTAACAATTTTTAAAATCATCATGAATGAAACCGCCACAAGTGCTACGGTGGTGGCATTAATGATGTTCGCACCAAATATCCAAAATAATATCGCTGTAAAAACAATCAGTCCTAGCATAATTTCATTAAGCGTAATTTTTCCCATTTTTTCTAACTCGCTAGCTGCCCACTTTGGCACTGCTTCACCTTCTTTAATTTCAGGTGGATAAATCCAATAGATCAAGAGTGGCAGTAAAAGTAACATAACGATACCAAAAGGTGCT is part of the Sulfurospirillum arsenophilum NBRC 109478 genome and encodes:
- a CDS encoding response regulator, translated to MIKVLIAEDDPRIALLHQSMVEKIANFEVIAIANTISELKEYIELMRPDLLLLDVYFPDGNGIDFLSWMRSNAVHTDVILITAAKEMASLEKSLRYGVFDYLIKPIMFYRFQSSLQKFHDYKEKVISQEELSQSKVDAFFNKTLQPTKPLHVGLPKGVDGITLEKILSALHQSQAFFSASEIAEILGINRTTARRYLEYLVSEAKVEVDSLYGSVGRPERKYRLKTTE
- a CDS encoding anion permease, with amino-acid sequence MENVSKFRWISLLPIVVTLGIALSPAPSGLEQHAWYFFAIFAGTIAALVMESFTFAAVGLMGATIVTVFAPWVLFSAKELANPKFKAPEQAIKWMLTGWSSTTVWLVFAAFTFALGYEKSGLGRRIALMLVKLMGRRTLLLGYAVMLSDALVAPFTSSNTARSGGIIFPIVRNLPPLYDSKPNDPSSRKIGGYVMWVAFSTTAVTSSMFLTALAPNLLCVEIIKKITKVEISWTDWFFAAAPFGIVMLLLLPLLIYWIYPPEIKEGEAVPKWAASELEKMGKITLNEIMLGLIVFTAILFWIFGANIINATTVALVAVSFMMILKIVKWDDIAGNKTAWNTIVLLAFLVSLAEGLSRTGFIHWFDNGVASYMEGFSPIVAMYVLVAIYFFSHYMFASTTPHATAMMPVMLAVGMSVPGMPIKEFALLLAMTHGIMGVITPYATGPAPLYYGAGYITGRDFWKLGFIFGTIFIVALLGISAPIMLAVR